From Skermanella sp. TT6, a single genomic window includes:
- a CDS encoding gamma-glutamyltransferase family protein: protein MLNTASARRGMVVAPHHLAAQAGLSVLRDGGTAVEAMVAAAATVAVVYPHMNGIGGDGFWLIAEPGKHPVGIDASGAAAAAAVPDLYRGHGHAAIPARGPLAANTVAGTLSGWGAALAAGGDWPGTRLPLSRLLEDAVHYARDGVPATGGQVRLTAAKRAELEAVPGFAPVFLPGGSVPAPGARFRQPDLAGSLERIATAGVEDFYRGDLARAVAAGLERAGSPVALADLEAHRARTVRPLGVRLRNAALYNMTPPTQGLASLMILALFDRLGVARADGFDHVHGLVEATKQAFLVRDRHVTDPARMTADPADFLTEAALSDRAGRIDPARAMPWPRSGPPADTIWMGAIDGAGRAVSFIQSTYWEFGSGVVAGDTGILWQNRGSSFSLDPNAVNALVPGMRPFHTLNPALARFGDGRVMPYGTMGGEGQPQTQAAVFSRYGLFGQELQQAVTAPRWLLGRTWGADSTNLKLEARFAPEVVEALRAAGHDVEVVEPFSEMMGHAGALVLHPDGTIEGASDCRSDGAVAAF from the coding sequence ATGCTGAACACCGCATCCGCCCGCCGCGGCATGGTCGTCGCCCCGCATCATCTCGCGGCCCAGGCCGGCCTGTCCGTGCTGCGCGACGGCGGCACCGCCGTGGAGGCGATGGTCGCCGCCGCCGCAACCGTCGCGGTGGTCTATCCCCACATGAACGGCATCGGCGGCGACGGCTTCTGGCTGATCGCGGAACCGGGCAAGCACCCGGTCGGCATCGACGCCAGCGGCGCCGCGGCGGCCGCCGCCGTTCCGGACCTCTACCGCGGACATGGCCATGCCGCGATCCCCGCCCGCGGCCCGCTGGCCGCCAACACCGTGGCCGGCACCCTGTCCGGCTGGGGCGCGGCCCTGGCCGCGGGCGGGGACTGGCCCGGAACCCGCCTGCCGCTCTCCCGCCTGCTGGAGGACGCCGTCCACTACGCCCGCGACGGCGTGCCCGCGACCGGCGGACAGGTCCGCCTGACGGCGGCCAAGCGGGCGGAACTGGAAGCCGTGCCCGGCTTCGCCCCGGTCTTCCTGCCCGGCGGCTCCGTCCCGGCGCCGGGCGCGCGCTTCCGGCAGCCGGACTTGGCGGGGTCGCTGGAGCGGATCGCGACCGCCGGGGTGGAGGACTTCTACCGGGGCGACCTCGCCCGCGCCGTCGCCGCCGGCCTGGAGCGGGCCGGCAGCCCGGTGGCGCTCGCCGACCTGGAGGCGCACCGGGCGCGCACCGTCCGGCCGCTCGGCGTGCGCCTGCGCAACGCCGCGCTCTACAACATGACGCCGCCGACCCAGGGTCTCGCGTCGCTGATGATCCTCGCCCTGTTCGACAGGCTGGGCGTCGCGCGGGCCGACGGCTTCGACCATGTCCACGGCCTGGTGGAGGCGACCAAGCAGGCCTTCCTGGTGCGCGACCGCCATGTCACCGATCCCGCCCGCATGACGGCCGATCCGGCGGACTTCCTGACCGAGGCCGCCCTGTCCGACCGGGCCGGCCGGATCGACCCGGCGCGGGCGATGCCCTGGCCGCGCTCGGGCCCTCCCGCCGACACGATCTGGATGGGGGCGATCGACGGCGCCGGCCGGGCGGTCAGCTTCATCCAGAGCACCTATTGGGAGTTCGGTTCCGGCGTGGTCGCCGGCGACACCGGCATCCTGTGGCAGAACCGCGGTTCCAGCTTCTCGCTCGACCCGAACGCCGTCAACGCGCTGGTCCCCGGCATGCGCCCCTTCCACACGCTGAACCCGGCGCTGGCCCGCTTCGGCGACGGCCGGGTGATGCCCTACGGCACCATGGGCGGCGAGGGCCAGCCGCAGACCCAGGCGGCGGTCTTCAGCCGATACGGCCTGTTCGGGCAGGAGTTGCAGCAGGCGGTGACGGCACCGCGCTGGCTGCTGGGCCGCACCTGGGGCGCCGACAGCACCAACCTGAAGCTGGAAGCCCGCTTCGCCCCCGAGGTGGTCGAGGCGCTTCGGGCCGCCGGACACGACGTCGAGGTGGTGGAGCCCTTCAGCGAGATGATGGGCCATGCCGGCGCCCTGGTGCTCCACCCCGACGGCACCATCGAGGGAGCCTCCGACTGCCGCTCCGACGGCGCCGTGGCCGCCTTCTGA
- a CDS encoding DUF2285 domain-containing protein: MLPLRRPVSYLYTLRLTASGWAWEYLRRNPDYQDDWQLERRTERRALGHPPGEQSRRPGDRAARWGLVFLEPPDQTGLEAVPFWRADAIPGRVRVGARPGPGPGTGLFDLFAEPGNKAVCLTPEGAYAIIERGRESFRLLFADPADLRDRLPVEVRFGDLPSDEPEREAALRFVHRADGGTPPNRFRPANAANLMRQLQALDARLAGAASLREIAEAVYGLEAVAGDWADPDGVRRRRTRYLVERGTELMRGAYRTLLRPLKAKA, translated from the coding sequence TTGCTCCCACTAAGACGACCTGTATCCTACCTCTACACGCTTCGCCTGACCGCAAGCGGCTGGGCCTGGGAGTATCTGCGCCGGAACCCGGACTACCAGGACGATTGGCAGTTGGAGCGCAGGACGGAGCGCCGCGCGCTGGGCCACCCGCCCGGAGAACAGTCGCGCAGGCCTGGAGACCGCGCCGCCCGCTGGGGCCTGGTGTTCCTGGAACCGCCCGACCAGACCGGACTGGAGGCCGTCCCGTTCTGGCGCGCCGACGCGATCCCGGGGCGCGTCCGCGTCGGCGCCCGGCCGGGACCCGGGCCGGGCACCGGGCTCTTCGACCTGTTCGCCGAGCCGGGAAACAAGGCGGTGTGCCTGACGCCCGAAGGCGCCTACGCCATCATCGAGCGCGGCCGCGAGAGCTTCCGGCTGTTGTTCGCCGACCCGGCCGACCTGCGCGACCGGCTGCCCGTAGAGGTCCGGTTCGGCGACCTGCCCTCCGACGAGCCGGAGCGCGAGGCGGCGCTGCGCTTCGTCCACCGGGCCGACGGCGGGACGCCGCCGAACCGCTTCCGGCCCGCCAACGCCGCCAACCTAATGCGGCAGCTCCAGGCGCTCGACGCCCGGCTGGCCGGAGCCGCCAGCCTGCGGGAAATCGCCGAAGCGGTGTACGGCCTGGAAGCAGTGGCGGGGGACTGGGCCGATCCCGATGGGGTTCGCCGTCGCCGGACCCGCTATCTTGTCGAGCGCGGCACCGAGCTGATGCGCGGCGCTTACCGGACGCTGCTCAGGCCACTGAAAGCCAAGGCGTAG
- the trbF gene encoding conjugal transfer protein TrbF yields the protein MMSNPFKAASDAAGKAMGGHEFRSDKVEDHGAGYPVLTPFQRARQEWDDRIGAPVVRAKNWRLAAFGSTAVSLVLAGALIYKLFVAPLDLWAIPVDESGIVAGPAQRFAVQRYEPTRAQVAADLAQWIEWVRTRPADGVKLRADIEKAYDFMDDTAKRKLNEYNARFDPFATYNTPDRMSKKTVTMSFPKVLPMEGSSYHATWTETVWEHGQPRPSYTMTATFTATATGQTDSTLLNINPAGTTIHDFDWRSDTAP from the coding sequence ATGATGTCCAACCCGTTCAAGGCGGCGTCCGACGCGGCGGGAAAGGCCATGGGAGGCCATGAGTTCCGGTCCGACAAGGTCGAGGACCATGGCGCCGGATATCCTGTCCTGACGCCGTTCCAGCGGGCCCGCCAGGAATGGGATGACCGGATCGGAGCGCCGGTCGTGCGGGCGAAGAACTGGAGGTTGGCGGCTTTCGGCTCGACCGCCGTCAGCCTGGTCCTCGCCGGTGCGCTGATCTACAAGCTGTTCGTCGCCCCGCTCGACCTGTGGGCGATCCCCGTGGACGAGAGCGGCATCGTCGCCGGCCCGGCACAGCGTTTCGCGGTCCAGCGCTACGAGCCGACGCGTGCCCAGGTCGCGGCCGACCTTGCCCAGTGGATCGAGTGGGTGCGGACACGCCCCGCGGACGGCGTGAAGCTGAGGGCCGACATCGAGAAAGCCTACGATTTCATGGACGATACCGCGAAGCGGAAGCTCAACGAGTACAATGCCCGGTTCGACCCGTTCGCGACCTACAACACCCCGGACAGGATGTCGAAGAAGACGGTCACCATGTCGTTCCCGAAAGTCCTGCCCATGGAAGGGAGCAGCTACCACGCGACCTGGACCGAGACCGTCTGGGAACACGGCCAGCCGCGCCCGTCCTACACCATGACGGCGACCTTCACGGCGACCGCGACGGGACAGACCGACAGTACCCTGCTCAACATCAATCCCGCTGGCACGACGATCCACGATTTCGATTGGCGCAGCGACACCGCGCCCTGA
- the trbL gene encoding P-type conjugative transfer protein TrbL, with translation MNTSVADRLLDAYIAIGDAAVQAIRPDVMFVLITLAVIGLTWAHLRNALTLRESPINLLIMQFMTVGFFVWLLENWSGLMRALMGGMVQLGLKAGGNAMTPDQFLHPSEIASAGIRIAAPLIDAVGFWGWLTGTNVLLAVSMIIVVFAFFIMSLQVLVAIIEFKLGVVWCFFMVALGIFKGTAFASEKALGYVFASGIKLFALATVVSVGSVLMTTMGTVADPTAPTYNEALGMAFGSLVLAALAWFIPSKVAGVIGGGPSLGAGAAIGTMAAIGATAAVAAVGGAAVAKAASGTGALRAATTGGATRGGLPPMGGVAPGGDGGGSPGGNRGGLSWQMRANPVMASSALETIDRTERAHAATLGKINGGVSFKAPETAEHERAQAYRGLAWDIGSQMQESDPELSQRIEGELDRIEAMKMDLARAGVSPAVNSATLAEEYRNVTMRALNLDGGGGFDTPSLSTSLTPEGRSRNAALASSLGVGNLIRAEAAKGRTTRQIAEGLGDRLSPVNRMAERIGQGSDANLHRMAVVQAYKDEHGIPNPTDAGFKSWAALEKKNWGAAAAQAPAQPARSDAPSWARNPGHGASSNLLKIPASLNAIVPRGAERSAGMTASNTGVRE, from the coding sequence ATGAATACCTCGGTCGCTGACAGGCTGCTCGACGCCTACATCGCCATCGGGGATGCTGCGGTCCAGGCGATCCGTCCCGACGTGATGTTCGTCCTGATCACCCTGGCGGTGATCGGCCTGACGTGGGCGCATCTGCGCAATGCCCTGACCCTGCGGGAGAGCCCGATCAACCTGCTGATCATGCAGTTCATGACGGTCGGTTTCTTCGTTTGGCTGCTGGAGAACTGGTCCGGCCTGATGAGGGCGCTGATGGGCGGCATGGTCCAGCTCGGCCTGAAGGCCGGCGGCAACGCCATGACGCCCGACCAGTTCCTCCATCCGAGCGAGATCGCATCCGCGGGCATCCGCATCGCCGCCCCTCTGATCGATGCCGTGGGCTTCTGGGGGTGGCTGACCGGGACCAACGTCCTCCTGGCCGTGAGCATGATCATCGTGGTCTTCGCCTTCTTCATCATGTCGCTGCAGGTCCTGGTCGCGATCATCGAGTTCAAGCTCGGCGTCGTGTGGTGCTTCTTCATGGTGGCGCTGGGGATCTTCAAGGGCACGGCGTTCGCCAGCGAGAAGGCGCTGGGATACGTTTTCGCCTCCGGGATCAAGCTGTTCGCCCTGGCCACCGTCGTATCGGTCGGATCGGTCCTGATGACGACGATGGGCACGGTCGCCGACCCGACCGCCCCGACCTATAACGAGGCCCTGGGCATGGCGTTCGGATCGCTGGTGCTGGCTGCCCTGGCGTGGTTCATCCCCTCCAAGGTGGCGGGTGTGATCGGCGGGGGACCCTCCCTGGGTGCCGGAGCCGCGATAGGCACGATGGCGGCGATCGGGGCGACCGCCGCGGTGGCCGCGGTCGGAGGTGCCGCCGTCGCCAAAGCCGCTTCGGGAACCGGTGCGCTGCGCGCTGCCACGACCGGAGGGGCGACACGCGGCGGATTGCCTCCGATGGGTGGCGTTGCCCCTGGAGGCGACGGTGGGGGTTCTCCCGGCGGTAATCGTGGTGGTCTGTCCTGGCAGATGAGGGCAAACCCCGTGATGGCGTCCTCCGCCCTCGAGACCATCGACCGCACGGAGCGGGCGCATGCCGCGACCCTGGGGAAGATCAACGGCGGCGTGAGCTTCAAGGCGCCGGAAACCGCGGAGCACGAACGGGCACAGGCTTACCGCGGTCTGGCCTGGGACATCGGCAGCCAGATGCAGGAGAGCGATCCGGAGCTGTCCCAGAGGATCGAGGGCGAACTGGACCGGATCGAGGCGATGAAGATGGATCTCGCCAGGGCCGGTGTCTCTCCTGCCGTGAACAGCGCCACCCTGGCGGAGGAGTACCGCAACGTCACGATGCGGGCGCTGAACCTGGACGGCGGCGGCGGTTTCGACACCCCGTCGCTCTCGACCTCGCTGACGCCCGAGGGACGGTCCCGGAATGCCGCCCTGGCGTCCAGCCTGGGCGTCGGAAACCTCATCCGGGCGGAGGCGGCGAAGGGCAGGACGACGCGCCAGATCGCCGAGGGATTGGGCGACCGCCTGTCCCCGGTGAACAGGATGGCGGAGCGGATCGGCCAGGGCAGCGACGCCAACCTGCACCGCATGGCCGTGGTCCAGGCGTACAAGGATGAGCACGGCATCCCCAACCCGACCGATGCCGGCTTCAAGTCCTGGGCAGCCTTGGAAAAGAAGAATTGGGGTGCTGCGGCGGCGCAAGCTCCCGCACAGCCGGCACGGTCCGATGCTCCCTCCTGGGCCAGGAACCCGGGTCATGGTGCTTCATCGAACCTCCTGAAGATCCCGGCCAGCCTCAACGCGATCGTCCCGCGGGGCGCCGAGAGAAGCGCCGGGATGACTGCCAGCAACACAGGAGTACGGGAATGA
- a CDS encoding TrbG/VirB9 family P-type conjugative transfer protein yields the protein MKRLAAIVSPALLAACATARGGPALHPVPVLPEPPVRVVEKVVPVLMPPAPVIREKPRKQDPVAATRRANAKAMEMPRAERFIGATLVYPIVPGAVYNVLTAVDHLTSIEIPPGCRMVKKAPMLGDPSHEADGQQQATAEDKEPANWTIAKTFHGTPRDPVSKVVVRPNKPGLRTDLMIDSDCGAFTYKLISTESSANVTVKFRQEEPNLGLPEPPYADEREKTRPAVLSCTDTPVSQVQYGYTVSGDKPAWRPADRDVFHNGSKLCIGMPGGPGNLETPSISRPAGGDAMTVHYRTSGRFIEIDQVVPVLNLTLGDDTVRLTLKR from the coding sequence ATGAAAAGGCTTGCCGCCATCGTCTCGCCCGCCCTCCTGGCGGCTTGTGCAACGGCACGGGGAGGGCCGGCACTCCATCCGGTGCCGGTGCTGCCGGAACCGCCTGTCCGGGTGGTCGAGAAGGTCGTGCCTGTGCTGATGCCTCCCGCCCCGGTGATCAGGGAAAAGCCCCGGAAGCAGGACCCTGTCGCCGCGACACGCAGGGCCAACGCCAAGGCCATGGAGATGCCTCGGGCCGAGCGCTTCATCGGCGCTACCCTGGTCTATCCCATCGTTCCGGGGGCGGTTTACAACGTGCTGACGGCGGTGGATCACCTGACATCCATCGAGATCCCGCCGGGGTGCCGGATGGTGAAGAAAGCGCCGATGCTCGGAGATCCCTCCCATGAGGCGGACGGCCAGCAACAAGCCACGGCTGAGGATAAGGAGCCGGCTAACTGGACGATCGCCAAGACGTTCCACGGCACGCCGCGCGATCCGGTCTCGAAGGTCGTGGTTCGGCCCAACAAGCCGGGGCTGAGGACCGACCTGATGATCGACAGCGATTGCGGGGCCTTCACCTACAAGCTGATTTCGACCGAGTCTTCCGCGAACGTCACCGTGAAGTTCCGCCAGGAGGAACCGAACCTCGGCCTGCCCGAACCGCCCTATGCCGACGAGCGGGAAAAGACCCGCCCGGCGGTGCTGTCCTGCACCGACACGCCGGTCTCCCAGGTCCAGTACGGCTACACGGTTTCGGGCGACAAGCCCGCCTGGAGACCGGCCGACCGGGACGTGTTCCACAACGGCTCGAAGCTCTGCATCGGCATGCCGGGTGGTCCGGGCAACCTGGAGACCCCGTCGATCTCCCGGCCTGCCGGCGGTGACGCGATGACCGTCCATTACCGCACGTCCGGCCGGTTCATCGAAATCGATCAGGTCGTCCCGGTGCTGAACCTGACGCTGGGCGACGACACCGTCCGCCTGACCCTGAAGCGTTAA
- a CDS encoding conjugal transfer protein TrbE (type IV secretion system VirB4 family), with protein sequence MLNLKEYREQPRSLADYLPYAALPFGQYPFVMAQKDGSLLALIRYRGPDLESTTTSVLVTYYAGLGTMLKHLGDRWAVHLIADRFYTSEYPDADWPCHAAALFDLERRNLVQGSGRQLESDYVLALTYLPPGDASSRLEGLLIEGEDGEREGSGIEQVDYFAHRVTEIGDMLRAFMPLARLLNGDDLLTFLHHPLGLERHQVAMPEVPMFLDSLLAEQPVWPGMRVGIGYTEDANGTSRPERYLVTVGVRGYPSSTHAGMLDDLNSLGFEYRWSTRAITLGSQQSLRAVQTRVNRWGSQRRGFMTLIAEHVLREPSERVNHEAVAKHADALAALQEVAEGLVSMAYVTPTITVWHENLGQALDNAKKVVGLLTAKHFIARVETFNAFEAWLGSLPGSCYANVRQPLVNTMNLAHLAPLSAVWAGESWNGELNGPALMRVITEGNTPFHFNFHHDDVGHSVIYGPTGAGKSVLLSSVALQCLRYPGARVYAFDKDRSIRLTTLCAGGRFHDIGAQGGTPGFQPLAYIDAPAELTWATEWLYDLFGKAGLELTPEQKNHVAEKLASLATSPVGERSLTVLRARLGDRDLKDALKPFCVGGAFGHLLDGDRDTLHLGRWQAFEMGSLLKQPSAAVPVMTYLFHRIEESLDGSPTLLIIDEGWRFLDDTTFAKKIEDWLLTLRKKKVAVIFTTQTISSIASSKVAPIIWDNCLTRIYLPNAAANDPQTRGYYSAQGLNDRQVDLIASARRKRQYYYASAAGNRLFELGLGELGLALVGSSDPDDHKLADSLLASGGADVFLPAFLRAKGLDWAADMVDPDGVTRHLISQAAE encoded by the coding sequence ATGCTCAATCTGAAAGAGTACCGCGAGCAGCCCAGGTCCCTGGCGGATTATCTGCCCTACGCGGCGCTGCCGTTCGGGCAATACCCGTTCGTGATGGCGCAGAAGGACGGCAGCCTGCTCGCCCTGATCCGCTATCGCGGGCCGGACCTGGAAAGCACGACCACCTCAGTCCTGGTGACCTACTACGCCGGCCTGGGCACGATGCTGAAGCACCTGGGGGACCGCTGGGCGGTTCACCTGATCGCGGATCGCTTCTACACGTCGGAATACCCGGATGCCGACTGGCCCTGCCACGCGGCGGCCCTGTTCGACCTGGAGCGTCGAAACCTTGTCCAGGGCAGCGGCCGGCAGCTTGAGTCCGACTACGTCCTGGCCCTGACCTACCTGCCGCCGGGCGATGCGTCCAGCCGGCTGGAAGGCCTGCTGATCGAGGGGGAAGACGGCGAGCGCGAAGGCTCCGGCATCGAACAGGTCGACTACTTCGCCCATCGCGTCACCGAGATCGGCGACATGCTGCGCGCCTTCATGCCCCTCGCGCGTCTCCTTAATGGCGATGATCTGCTGACCTTCCTGCACCATCCCCTGGGGCTGGAGCGGCACCAGGTGGCGATGCCCGAGGTCCCGATGTTCCTGGACTCGCTCCTGGCGGAACAGCCGGTGTGGCCCGGCATGCGGGTCGGGATCGGCTACACCGAGGACGCCAACGGCACGTCCCGGCCGGAACGGTACCTGGTCACCGTGGGGGTTCGGGGATACCCATCCTCGACCCACGCCGGGATGCTCGATGACCTGAACAGCCTGGGCTTCGAGTACCGGTGGAGCACGCGCGCGATCACACTCGGTTCTCAGCAGTCGCTGCGGGCCGTTCAGACGCGGGTGAACCGGTGGGGCAGCCAGCGCAGGGGCTTCATGACCCTGATCGCCGAACACGTCCTCAGGGAGCCCAGCGAGCGGGTGAACCACGAGGCGGTCGCCAAGCACGCCGACGCCCTAGCGGCGTTGCAGGAGGTCGCGGAAGGGCTGGTGTCGATGGCCTACGTCACCCCGACGATCACGGTGTGGCACGAGAACCTGGGCCAGGCCCTGGACAACGCCAAGAAGGTGGTCGGCCTGCTGACGGCGAAGCACTTCATAGCCAGGGTCGAGACGTTCAACGCCTTCGAGGCGTGGCTCGGCAGCCTGCCCGGGAGTTGCTACGCCAACGTGCGCCAGCCGCTGGTCAACACCATGAACCTCGCCCACTTGGCCCCACTGTCGGCGGTGTGGGCCGGCGAGTCCTGGAACGGCGAGCTGAACGGCCCGGCGCTGATGCGGGTGATCACCGAAGGCAACACGCCGTTCCACTTCAACTTCCACCACGACGACGTCGGGCACTCGGTCATCTACGGCCCTACCGGCGCCGGAAAGTCGGTGCTGCTGTCCTCGGTGGCGTTGCAGTGCCTGCGTTATCCGGGGGCGCGGGTCTACGCCTTCGACAAGGACAGGTCCATCCGGCTGACGACGCTGTGTGCCGGCGGCCGGTTCCACGATATCGGCGCCCAGGGCGGGACGCCGGGGTTTCAGCCGCTCGCCTATATCGACGCGCCCGCCGAACTGACCTGGGCCACGGAGTGGCTGTACGACCTGTTCGGCAAAGCCGGACTGGAGCTGACCCCGGAGCAGAAGAACCACGTCGCCGAGAAGCTGGCGAGCCTGGCGACCAGTCCCGTCGGGGAGCGCAGCCTGACCGTGCTCCGGGCGCGGCTGGGCGACCGGGACCTGAAGGATGCCCTGAAGCCCTTCTGCGTGGGCGGAGCGTTCGGACATCTCCTCGACGGGGACCGCGATACCCTGCACCTGGGCCGCTGGCAGGCGTTCGAGATGGGCTCGCTGCTCAAGCAGCCGAGTGCCGCGGTGCCGGTGATGACCTACCTGTTCCACCGGATCGAGGAGTCCCTGGACGGGTCTCCGACCCTGCTGATCATCGACGAGGGGTGGCGGTTCCTGGACGACACGACCTTCGCGAAGAAGATCGAGGACTGGCTGCTGACCTTGAGGAAGAAGAAGGTCGCGGTCATCTTCACGACGCAGACGATCTCCAGCATCGCCAGCAGCAAGGTCGCCCCGATCATCTGGGACAATTGCCTGACCCGGATCTACCTGCCCAACGCCGCGGCGAACGACCCCCAGACCAGAGGCTACTACTCGGCGCAGGGCCTGAACGACCGGCAGGTCGACCTGATCGCGAGTGCCCGGCGCAAGCGCCAATACTACTACGCGTCGGCCGCGGGAAACCGGCTGTTCGAACTGGGGCTCGGCGAGCTCGGCCTGGCGCTGGTCGGGTCGAGCGATCCCGACGACCACAAGCTCGCGGACAGCCTGCTCGCGTCTGGCGGCGCGGATGTCTTCCTGCCGGCGTTCCTGCGCGCCAAGGGCCTGGACTGGGCGGCCGACATGGTCGACCCCGACGGCGTGACCCGGCACCTCATCTCCCAGGCGGCGGAGTAA
- a CDS encoding TrbI/VirB10 family protein, whose amino-acid sequence MLPKTKAPGTLRPRSPKPRGLNRKVTIGLAGAGAAAVIAVFVFDPGFGTVRRKPPETLPLLSNVKPDLSMLPSDYRETQTASVAVPPEPPLLPAVDLPPGAESRLVPAVQHPGASPGRKPVRRGISVGGDDGLGDAEQAGVRMVADRHAGAPGQPRTLAQDFRHRNGAGGDMYLPRSVQAPLGEREIWPGTIIPAKLAGATNSELGGNVVARVSADIYDNRTGQCVLIPRDSTVFGKLSDEVQYGQRRQQAVWTMLILPDGKKLDLMGMDATDGAGRAGITANVNNHYGRLAGAAIAATALDVLGGLARGGRNSGTQINIGGAAADNAASIGERIIQRELQVPPTLEQIIGHPVSLMVDRTIAMACYDD is encoded by the coding sequence ATGCTTCCCAAGACCAAGGCGCCCGGCACCTTGCGGCCGCGATCACCGAAACCGAGAGGATTGAACCGCAAGGTGACGATCGGGCTGGCCGGTGCCGGCGCTGCGGCAGTCATCGCCGTCTTCGTATTCGATCCGGGGTTCGGCACGGTCCGCCGGAAGCCGCCCGAGACACTGCCGTTGCTGAGCAACGTCAAGCCCGACCTGTCCATGCTGCCGTCCGACTACCGGGAAACGCAGACGGCATCCGTCGCTGTTCCCCCGGAGCCGCCGCTTCTCCCGGCGGTCGATCTTCCTCCGGGGGCTGAATCCCGGCTCGTGCCTGCTGTCCAGCACCCGGGAGCTTCGCCGGGACGCAAACCCGTGAGGCGCGGCATTTCGGTCGGCGGCGACGATGGCCTGGGCGATGCGGAACAGGCAGGCGTTCGGATGGTGGCTGACAGGCATGCCGGTGCTCCGGGACAGCCTCGCACGCTCGCCCAGGACTTTCGGCACCGGAACGGTGCCGGCGGTGACATGTATCTTCCCCGGTCGGTCCAGGCGCCGCTGGGCGAGCGGGAGATCTGGCCCGGAACGATCATCCCGGCGAAGCTGGCTGGCGCCACCAACAGCGAGCTGGGCGGCAACGTCGTGGCCCGGGTCTCCGCCGACATCTACGATAACCGGACGGGCCAGTGCGTGCTGATCCCGCGCGACTCCACGGTGTTCGGCAAGCTCTCCGACGAGGTCCAGTACGGCCAGCGCCGGCAGCAGGCGGTCTGGACGATGCTGATCCTGCCCGACGGGAAGAAACTGGACCTGATGGGGATGGACGCGACGGATGGAGCCGGCCGGGCCGGGATCACCGCCAACGTCAACAACCACTATGGCCGCCTGGCCGGTGCGGCGATCGCCGCGACCGCGCTCGATGTCCTCGGTGGACTGGCCCGCGGCGGCAGGAACAGCGGGACACAGATTAACATCGGGGGCGCTGCCGCCGATAACGCCGCATCGATCGGCGAGCGGATCATCCAGCGCGAGCTGCAGGTGCCGCCGACGCTGGAGCAGATCATCGGACATCCGGTGAGCCTGATGGTCGACCGCACCATCGCGATGGCGTGCTACGATGATTGA
- a CDS encoding S26 family signal peptidase, which yields MVLAAPKVTLFTWNGTPSMPEGLYLRAVWEKPAVGKIIAFTAPPAVVDYARRRGHAGGLPLLIKPLAAGPGDHVCATDHLAINGRRVAPVLEAGPDGVPLPRWSGCRTLEPGEWLTYTSRLPNSLDGRYYGPVRETDIVGVFRPVWVSAE from the coding sequence GTGGTTCTCGCTGCGCCGAAGGTCACGCTGTTCACCTGGAACGGCACGCCGTCGATGCCGGAAGGTTTATATCTCCGCGCTGTTTGGGAAAAGCCGGCGGTTGGGAAGATAATCGCCTTCACCGCCCCTCCTGCCGTGGTGGACTATGCCCGGCGCCGCGGCCATGCCGGCGGCCTGCCGTTGCTGATCAAGCCGCTGGCGGCCGGTCCCGGCGACCACGTCTGCGCGACCGATCACCTCGCCATCAACGGACGTCGGGTCGCTCCGGTTCTGGAGGCCGGGCCGGACGGCGTGCCGCTGCCCCGCTGGAGCGGCTGCCGGACGCTGGAGCCCGGCGAGTGGCTCACTTACACGTCCCGGCTGCCCAACAGCCTGGACGGCCGCTACTACGGTCCGGTCCGCGAGACCGACATCGTCGGGGTGTTCCGCCCGGTGTGGGTTTCGGCCGAGTGA
- a CDS encoding helix-turn-helix transcriptional regulator: protein MPTSDMTHRSVPARAIPAEGGRRFMPTAQAAGYLGLSPRTLEKLRVRGGGPAYAKFGRRVVYAVDDLDHWAAERRRDSTSAPERPGRR, encoded by the coding sequence ATGCCCACATCCGATATGACGCACCGGAGCGTGCCGGCCCGGGCCATCCCGGCGGAAGGCGGCCGTCGCTTCATGCCCACCGCCCAGGCCGCCGGGTACCTGGGCCTCAGTCCGCGCACGCTGGAGAAGCTGCGTGTCCGGGGCGGTGGCCCGGCCTATGCCAAATTCGGCCGCCGCGTCGTCTATGCCGTCGACGATCTCGACCACTGGGCGGCCGAGCGGCGTCGGGACTCGACCTCGGCGCCGGAACGTCCAGGCCGGCGGTGA